The Oncorhynchus keta strain PuntledgeMale-10-30-2019 unplaced genomic scaffold, Oket_V2 Un_scaffold_5444_pilon_pilon, whole genome shotgun sequence genome contains a region encoding:
- the LOC127929160 gene encoding uncharacterized protein LOC127929160 isoform X2 — protein sequence MSAYCMSLAQYYVRSLLVYCMSLAQYYVRSLLVYCMSLAQYYVRSLLVYCMSLAQYYVRSLLVYCMSLAQYYVRSLLVYCMSLAQYYVRSLLVYCMSLAQYYVRSLLVYCMSLAQYYVRSLLVYCMSLAQYYVRSLLVYCMSLAQYYVRPLLAYCMSLAQYYVRPLLVYCMSLAQYYVRPLLVYCMSLAQYYVRPLLVYCMSLAQYYVRPLLAYCMSLAQYYVRSLLVYCMSLAQYYVRPLLVYCMSLAQYYVRSLLVYCMSLAQYYVRPLLAYCMSLAQYYVRSLLVYCMSLAQYYVRPLLAYCMSLAQYYVRPLLAYCMSLAQYYVRPLLAYCMSLAQYYVRPLLAYSTSITDKCT from the exons ATGTCGGCCTACTGTATGTCCCTAGCACAATATTATGTTAGGTCTCTATTAGTCTACTGTATGTCCCTAGCACAATATTATGTTAGGTCTCTATTAGTCTACTGTATGTCCCTAGCACAATATTATGTTAGGTCTCTATTAGTCTACTGTATGTCCCTAGCACAATATTATGTTAGGTCTCTATTAGTCTACTGTATGTCCCTAGCACAATATTATGTTAG GTCTCTATTAGTCTACTGTATGTCCCTAGCACAATATTATGTTAGGTCTCTATTAGTCTACTGTATGTCCCTAGCACAATATTATGTTAG GTCTCTATTAGTCTACTGTATGTCCCTAGCACAATATTATGTTAGGTCTCTATTAGTCTACTGTATGTCCCTAGCACAATATTATGTTAGGTCTCTATTAGTCTACTGTATGTCCCTAGCACAATATTATGTTAGGCCTCTGTTAGCCTACTGTATGTCCCTAGCACAATATTATGTTAG GcctctgttagtctactgtaTGTCCCTAGCACAATATTATGTTAGGcctctgttagtctactgtaTGTCCCTAGCACAATATTATGTTAGGcctctgttagtctactgtaTGTCCCTAGCACAATATTATGTTAGGCCTCTGTTAGCCTACTGTATGTCCCTAGCACAATATTATGTTAGGTCTCTGTTAGTCTACTGTATGTCCCTAGCACAATATTATGTTAGGcctctgttagtctactgtaTGTCCCTAGCACAATATTATGTTAGGTCTCTATTAGTCTACTGTATGTCCCTAGCACAATATTATGTTAGGCCTCTGTTAGCCTACTGTATGTCCCTAGCACAATATTATGTTAGGTCTCTGTTAGTCTACTGTATGTCCCTAGCACAATATTATGTTAG GCCTCTGTTAGCCTACTGTATGTCCCTAGCACAATATTATGTTAGGCCTCTGTTAGCCTACTGTATGTCCCTAGCACAATATTATGTTAGGCCTCTGTTAGCCTACTGTATGTCCCTAGCACAATATTATGTTAGGCCTCTATTAG CCTACTCAACAAGCATCACAGACAAATGTACATAA
- the LOC127929160 gene encoding uncharacterized protein LOC127929160 isoform X11, whose amino-acid sequence MSAYCMSLAQYYVRSLLVYCMSLAQYYVRSLLVYCMSLAQYYVRSLLVYCMSLAQYYVRSLLVYCMSLAQYYVRSLLVYCMSLAQYYVRSLLVYCMSLAQYYVRSLLVYCMSLAQYYVRSLLVYCMSLAQYYVRSLLVYCMSLAQYYVRPLLAYCMSLAQYYVRPLLVYCMSLAQYYVRPLLAYCMSLAQYYVRPLLVYCMSLAQYYVRSLLVYCMSLAQYYVRPLLAYCMSLAQYYVRSLLVYCMSLAQYYVRPLLAYCMSLAQYYVRPLLAYCMSLAQYYVRPLLAYCMSLAQYYVRPLLAYSTSITDKCT is encoded by the exons ATGTCGGCCTACTGTATGTCCCTAGCACAATATTATGTTAGGTCTCTATTAGTCTACTGTATGTCCCTAGCACAATATTATGTTAGGTCTCTATTAGTCTACTGTATGTCCCTAGCACAATATTATGTTAGGTCTCTATTAGTCTACTGTATGTCCCTAGCACAATATTATGTTAGGTCTCTATTAGTCTACTGTATGTCCCTAGCACAATATTATGTTAG GTCTCTATTAGTCTACTGTATGTCCCTAGCACAATATTATGTTAGGTCTCTATTAGTCTACTGTATGTCCCTAGCACAATATTATGTTAG GTCTCTATTAGTCTACTGTATGTCCCTAGCACAATATTATGTTAGGTCTCTATTAGTCTACTGTATGTCCCTAGCACAATATTATGTTAGGTCTCTATTAGTCTACTGTATGTCCCTAGCACAATATTATGTTAGGCCTCTGTTAGCCTACTGTATGTCCCTAGCACAATATTATGTTAG GcctctgttagtctactgtaTGTCCCTAGCACAATATTATGTTAGGCCTCTGTTAGCCTACTGTATGTCCCTAGCACAATATTATGTTAG GcctctgttagtctactgtaTGTCCCTAGCACAATATTATGTTAGGTCTCTATTAGTCTACTGTATGTCCCTAGCACAATATTATGTTAGGCCTCTGTTAGCCTACTGTATGTCCCTAGCACAATATTATGTTAGGTCTCTGTTAGTCTACTGTATGTCCCTAGCACAATATTATGTTAG GCCTCTGTTAGCCTACTGTATGTCCCTAGCACAATATTATGTTAGGCCTCTGTTAGCCTACTGTATGTCCCTAGCACAATATTATGTTAGGCCTCTGTTAGCCTACTGTATGTCCCTAGCACAATATTATGTTAGGCCTCTATTAG CCTACTCAACAAGCATCACAGACAAATGTACATAA
- the LOC127929160 gene encoding uncharacterized protein LOC127929160 isoform X6, producing MSAYCMSLAQYYVRSLLVYCMSLAQYYVRSLLVYCMSLAQYYVRSLLVYCMSLAQYYVRSLLVYCMSLAQYYVRSLLVYCMSLAQYYVRSLLVYCMSLAQYYVRSLLVYCMSLAQYYVRSLLVYCMSLAQYYVRSLLVYCMSLAQYYVRPLLAYCMSLAQYYVRPLLVYCMSLAQYYVRPLLAYCMSLAQYYVRSLLVYCMSLAQYYVRPLLVYCMSLAQYYVRSLLVYCMSLAQYYVRPLLAYCMSLAQYYVRSLLVYCMSLAQYYVRPLLAYCMSLAQYYVRPLLAYCMSLAQYYVRPLLAYCMSLAQYYVRPLLAYSTSITDKCT from the exons ATGTCGGCCTACTGTATGTCCCTAGCACAATATTATGTTAGGTCTCTATTAGTCTACTGTATGTCCCTAGCACAATATTATGTTAGGTCTCTATTAGTCTACTGTATGTCCCTAGCACAATATTATGTTAGGTCTCTATTAGTCTACTGTATGTCCCTAGCACAATATTATGTTAGGTCTCTATTAGTCTACTGTATGTCCCTAGCACAATATTATGTTAG GTCTCTATTAGTCTACTGTATGTCCCTAGCACAATATTATGTTAGGTCTCTATTAGTCTACTGTATGTCCCTAGCACAATATTATGTTAG GTCTCTATTAGTCTACTGTATGTCCCTAGCACAATATTATGTTAGGTCTCTATTAGTCTACTGTATGTCCCTAGCACAATATTATGTTAGGTCTCTATTAGTCTACTGTATGTCCCTAGCACAATATTATGTTAGGCCTCTGTTAGCCTACTGTATGTCCCTAGCACAATATTATGTTAG GcctctgttagtctactgtaTGTCCCTAGCACAATATTATGTTAGGCCTCTGTTAGCCTACTGTATGTCCCTAGCACAATATTATGTTAGGTCTCTGTTAGTCTACTGTATGTCCCTAGCACAATATTATGTTAGGcctctgttagtctactgtaTGTCCCTAGCACAATATTATGTTAGGTCTCTATTAGTCTACTGTATGTCCCTAGCACAATATTATGTTAGGCCTCTGTTAGCCTACTGTATGTCCCTAGCACAATATTATGTTAGGTCTCTGTTAGTCTACTGTATGTCCCTAGCACAATATTATGTTAG GCCTCTGTTAGCCTACTGTATGTCCCTAGCACAATATTATGTTAGGCCTCTGTTAGCCTACTGTATGTCCCTAGCACAATATTATGTTAGGCCTCTGTTAGCCTACTGTATGTCCCTAGCACAATATTATGTTAGGCCTCTATTAG CCTACTCAACAAGCATCACAGACAAATGTACATAA
- the LOC127929160 gene encoding uncharacterized protein LOC127929160 isoform X9, protein MSAYCMSLAQYYVRSLLVYCMSLAQYYVRSLLVYCMSLAQYYVRSLLVYCMSLAQYYVRSLLVYCMSLAQYYVRSLLVYCMSLAQYYVRSLLVYCMSLAQYYVRSLLVYCMSLAQYYVRSLLVYCMSLAQYYVRSLLVYCMSLAQYYVRPLLAYCMSLAQYYVRSLLVYCMSLAQYYVRSLLVYCMSLAQYYVRSLLVYCMSLAQYYVRPLLAYCMSLAQYYVRSLLVYCMSLAQYYVRPLLAYCMSLAQYYVRSLLVYCMSLAQYYVRPLLAYCMSLAQYYVRPLLAYCMSLAQYYVRPLLAYCMSLAQYYVRPLLAYSTSITDKCT, encoded by the exons ATGTCGGCCTACTGTATGTCCCTAGCACAATATTATGTTAGGTCTCTATTAGTCTACTGTATGTCCCTAGCACAATATTATGTTAGGTCTCTATTAGTCTACTGTATGTCCCTAGCACAATATTATGTTAGGTCTCTATTAGTCTACTGTATGTCCCTAGCACAATATTATGTTAGGTCTCTATTAGTCTACTGTATGTCCCTAGCACAATATTATGTTAG GTCTCTATTAGTCTACTGTATGTCCCTAGCACAATATTATGTTAGGTCTCTATTAGTCTACTGTATGTCCCTAGCACAATATTATGTTAG GTCTCTATTAGTCTACTGTATGTCCCTAGCACAATATTATGTTAGGTCTCTATTAGTCTACTGTATGTCCCTAGCACAATATTATGTTAGGTCTCTATTAGTCTACTGTATGTCCCTAGCACAATATTATGTTAGGCCTCTGTTAGCCTACTGTATGTCCCTAGCACAATATTATGTTAGGTCTCTGTTAGTCTACTGTAT GTCCCTAGCACAATATTATGTTAGGTCTCTATTAGTCTACTGTATGTCCCTAGCACAATATTATGTTAGGTCTCTATTAGTCTACTGTATGTCCCTAGCACAATATTATGTTAG GCCTCTGTTAGCCTACTGTATGTCCCTAGCACAATATTATGTTAG GTCTCTATTAGTCTACTGTATGTCCCTAGCACAATATTATGTTAGGCCTCTGTTAGCCTACTGTATGTCCCTAGCACAATATTATGTTAGGTCTCTGTTAGTCTACTGTATGTCCCTAGCACAATATTATGTTAG GCCTCTGTTAGCCTACTGTATGTCCCTAGCACAATATTATGTTAGGCCTCTGTTAGCCTACTGTATGTCCCTAGCACAATATTATGTTAGGCCTCTGTTAGCCTACTGTATGTCCCTAGCACAATATTATGTTAGGCCTCTATTAG CCTACTCAACAAGCATCACAGACAAATGTACATAA
- the LOC127929160 gene encoding uncharacterized protein LOC127929160 isoform X10 — MSAYCMSLAQYYVRSLLVYCMSLAQYYVRSLLVYCMSLAQYYVRSLLVYCMSLAQYYVRSLLVYCMSLAQYYVRSLLVYCMSLAQYYVRSLLVYCMSLAQYYVRSLLVYCMSLAQYYVRSLLVYCMSLAQYYVRSLLVYCMSLAQYYVRPLLAYCMSLAQYYVRPLLAYCMSLAQYYVRSLLVYCMSLAQYYVRPLLVYCMSLAQYYVRSLLVYCMSLAQYYVRPLLAYCMSLAQYYVRSLLVYCMSLAQYYVRPLLAYCMSLAQYYVRPLLAYCMSLAQYYVRPLLAYCMSLAQYYVRPLLAYSTSITDKCT; from the exons ATGTCGGCCTACTGTATGTCCCTAGCACAATATTATGTTAGGTCTCTATTAGTCTACTGTATGTCCCTAGCACAATATTATGTTAGGTCTCTATTAGTCTACTGTATGTCCCTAGCACAATATTATGTTAGGTCTCTATTAGTCTACTGTATGTCCCTAGCACAATATTATGTTAGGTCTCTATTAGTCTACTGTATGTCCCTAGCACAATATTATGTTAG GTCTCTATTAGTCTACTGTATGTCCCTAGCACAATATTATGTTAGGTCTCTATTAGTCTACTGTATGTCCCTAGCACAATATTATGTTAG GTCTCTATTAGTCTACTGTATGTCCCTAGCACAATATTATGTTAGGTCTCTATTAGTCTACTGTATGTCCCTAGCACAATATTATGTTAGGTCTCTATTAGTCTACTGTATGTCCCTAGCACAATATTATGTTAGGCCTCTGTTAGCCTACTGTATGTCCCTAGCACAATATTATGTTAG GCCTCTGTTAGCCTACTGTATGTCCCTAGCACAATATTATGTTAGGTCTCTGTTAGTCTACTGTATGTCCCTAGCACAATATTATGTTAGGcctctgttagtctactgtaTGTCCCTAGCACAATATTATGTTAGGTCTCTATTAGTCTACTGTATGTCCCTAGCACAATATTATGTTAGGCCTCTGTTAGCCTACTGTATGTCCCTAGCACAATATTATGTTAGGTCTCTGTTAGTCTACTGTATGTCCCTAGCACAATATTATGTTAG GCCTCTGTTAGCCTACTGTATGTCCCTAGCACAATATTATGTTAGGCCTCTGTTAGCCTACTGTATGTCCCTAGCACAATATTATGTTAGGCCTCTGTTAGCCTACTGTATGTCCCTAGCACAATATTATGTTAGGCCTCTATTAG CCTACTCAACAAGCATCACAGACAAATGTACATAA
- the LOC127929160 gene encoding uncharacterized protein LOC127929160 isoform X14, translating to MSAYCMSLAQYYVRSLLVYCMSLAQYYVRSLLVYCMSLAQYYVRSLLVYCMSLAQYYVRSLLVYCMSLAQYYVRSLLVYCMSLAQYYVRSLLVYCMSLAQYYVRSLLVYCMSLAQYYVRSLLVYCMSLAQYYVRSLLVYCMSLAQYYVRPLLAYCMSLAQYYVRSLLVYCMSLAQYYVRSLLVYCMSLAQYYVRPLLAYCMSLAQYYVRSLLVYCMSLAQYYVRPLLAYCMSLAQYYVRSLLVYCMSLAQYYVRPLLAYCMSLAQYYVRPLLAYCMSLAQYYVRPLLAYCMSLAQYYVRPLLAYSTSITDKCT from the exons ATGTCGGCCTACTGTATGTCCCTAGCACAATATTATGTTAGGTCTCTATTAGTCTACTGTATGTCCCTAGCACAATATTATGTTAGGTCTCTATTAGTCTACTGTATGTCCCTAGCACAATATTATGTTAGGTCTCTATTAGTCTACTGTATGTCCCTAGCACAATATTATGTTAGGTCTCTATTAGTCTACTGTATGTCCCTAGCACAATATTATGTTAG GTCTCTATTAGTCTACTGTATGTCCCTAGCACAATATTATGTTAGGTCTCTATTAGTCTACTGTATGTCCCTAGCACAATATTATGTTAG GTCTCTATTAGTCTACTGTATGTCCCTAGCACAATATTATGTTAGGTCTCTATTAGTCTACTGTATGTCCCTAGCACAATATTATGTTAGGTCTCTATTAGTCTACTGTATGTCCCTAGCACAATATTATGTTAGGCCTCTGTTAGCCTACTGTATGTCCCTAGCACAATATTATGTTAGGTCTCTGTTAGTCTACTGTAT GTCCCTAGCACAATATTATGTTAGGTCTCTATTAGTCTACTGTATGTCCCTAGCACAATATTATGTTAG GCCTCTGTTAGCCTACTGTATGTCCCTAGCACAATATTATGTTAG GTCTCTATTAGTCTACTGTATGTCCCTAGCACAATATTATGTTAGGCCTCTGTTAGCCTACTGTATGTCCCTAGCACAATATTATGTTAGGTCTCTGTTAGTCTACTGTATGTCCCTAGCACAATATTATGTTAG GCCTCTGTTAGCCTACTGTATGTCCCTAGCACAATATTATGTTAGGCCTCTGTTAGCCTACTGTATGTCCCTAGCACAATATTATGTTAGGCCTCTGTTAGCCTACTGTATGTCCCTAGCACAATATTATGTTAGGCCTCTATTAG CCTACTCAACAAGCATCACAGACAAATGTACATAA
- the LOC127929160 gene encoding uncharacterized protein LOC127929160 isoform X5: MSAYCMSLAQYYVRSLLVYCMSLAQYYVRSLLVYCMSLAQYYVRSLLVYCMSLAQYYVRSLLVYCMSLAQYYVRSLLVYCMSLAQYYVRSLLVYCMSLAQYYVRSLLVYCMSLAQYYVRSLLVYCMSLAQYYVRSLLVYCMSLAQYYVRPLLAYCMSLAQYYVRSLLVYCMSLAQYYVRPLLAYCMSLAQYYVRSLLVYCMSLAQYYVRPLLVYCMSLAQYYVRSLLVYCMSLAQYYVRPLLAYCMSLAQYYVRSLLVYCMSLAQYYVRPLLAYCMSLAQYYVRPLLAYCMSLAQYYVRPLLAYCMSLAQYYVRPLLAYSTSITDKCT; the protein is encoded by the exons ATGTCGGCCTACTGTATGTCCCTAGCACAATATTATGTTAGGTCTCTATTAGTCTACTGTATGTCCCTAGCACAATATTATGTTAGGTCTCTATTAGTCTACTGTATGTCCCTAGCACAATATTATGTTAGGTCTCTATTAGTCTACTGTATGTCCCTAGCACAATATTATGTTAGGTCTCTATTAGTCTACTGTATGTCCCTAGCACAATATTATGTTAG GTCTCTATTAGTCTACTGTATGTCCCTAGCACAATATTATGTTAGGTCTCTATTAGTCTACTGTATGTCCCTAGCACAATATTATGTTAG GTCTCTATTAGTCTACTGTATGTCCCTAGCACAATATTATGTTAGGTCTCTATTAGTCTACTGTATGTCCCTAGCACAATATTATGTTAGGTCTCTATTAGTCTACTGTATGTCCCTAGCACAATATTATGTTAGGCCTCTGTTAGCCTACTGTATGTCCCTAGCACAATATTATGTTAG GTCTCTATTAGTCTACTGTATGTCCCTAGCACAATATTATGTTAG GCCTCTGTTAGCCTACTGTATGTCCCTAGCACAATATTATGTTAGGTCTCTGTTAGTCTACTGTATGTCCCTAGCACAATATTATGTTAGGcctctgttagtctactgtaTGTCCCTAGCACAATATTATGTTAGGTCTCTATTAGTCTACTGTATGTCCCTAGCACAATATTATGTTAGGCCTCTGTTAGCCTACTGTATGTCCCTAGCACAATATTATGTTAGGTCTCTGTTAGTCTACTGTATGTCCCTAGCACAATATTATGTTAG GCCTCTGTTAGCCTACTGTATGTCCCTAGCACAATATTATGTTAGGCCTCTGTTAGCCTACTGTATGTCCCTAGCACAATATTATGTTAGGCCTCTGTTAGCCTACTGTATGTCCCTAGCACAATATTATGTTAGGCCTCTATTAG CCTACTCAACAAGCATCACAGACAAATGTACATAA
- the LOC127929160 gene encoding uncharacterized protein LOC127929160 isoform X3, producing MSAYCMSLAQYYVRSLLVYCMSLAQYYVRSLLVYCMSLAQYYVRSLLVYCMSLAQYYVRSLLVYCMSLAQYYVRSLLVYCMSLAQYYVRSLLVYCMSLAQYYVRSLLVYCMSLAQYYVRSLLVYCMSLAQYYVRSLLVYCMSLAQYYVRPLLAYCMSLAQYYVRSLLVYCMSLAQYYVRSLLVYCMSLAQYYVRPLLAYCMSLAQYYVRSLLVYCMSLAQYYVRPLLVYCMSLAQYYVRSLLVYCMSLAQYYVRPLLAYCMSLAQYYVRSLLVYCMSLAQYYVRPLLAYCMSLAQYYVRPLLAYCMSLAQYYVRPLLAYCMSLAQYYVRPLLAYSTSITDKCT from the exons ATGTCGGCCTACTGTATGTCCCTAGCACAATATTATGTTAGGTCTCTATTAGTCTACTGTATGTCCCTAGCACAATATTATGTTAGGTCTCTATTAGTCTACTGTATGTCCCTAGCACAATATTATGTTAGGTCTCTATTAGTCTACTGTATGTCCCTAGCACAATATTATGTTAGGTCTCTATTAGTCTACTGTATGTCCCTAGCACAATATTATGTTAG GTCTCTATTAGTCTACTGTATGTCCCTAGCACAATATTATGTTAGGTCTCTATTAGTCTACTGTATGTCCCTAGCACAATATTATGTTAG GTCTCTATTAGTCTACTGTATGTCCCTAGCACAATATTATGTTAGGTCTCTATTAGTCTACTGTATGTCCCTAGCACAATATTATGTTAGGTCTCTATTAGTCTACTGTATGTCCCTAGCACAATATTATGTTAGGCCTCTGTTAGCCTACTGTAT GTCCCTAGCACAATATTATGTTAGGTCTCTATTAGTCTACTGTATGTCCCTAGCACAATATTATGTTAGGTCTCTATTAGTCTACTGTATGTCCCTAGCACAATATTATGTTAG GCCTCTGTTAGCCTACTGTATGTCCCTAGCACAATATTATGTTAGGTCTCTGTTAGTCTACTGTATGTCCCTAGCACAATATTATGTTAGGcctctgttagtctactgtaTGTCCCTAGCACAATATTATGTTAGGTCTCTATTAGTCTACTGTATGTCCCTAGCACAATATTATGTTAGGCCTCTGTTAGCCTACTGTATGTCCCTAGCACAATATTATGTTAGGTCTCTGTTAGTCTACTGTATGTCCCTAGCACAATATTATGTTAG GCCTCTGTTAGCCTACTGTATGTCCCTAGCACAATATTATGTTAGGCCTCTGTTAGCCTACTGTATGTCCCTAGCACAATATTATGTTAGGCCTCTGTTAGCCTACTGTATGTCCCTAGCACAATATTATGTTAGGCCTCTATTAG CCTACTCAACAAGCATCACAGACAAATGTACATAA
- the LOC127929160 gene encoding uncharacterized protein LOC127929160 isoform X8, whose product MSAYCMSLAQYYVRSLLVYCMSLAQYYVRSLLVYCMSLAQYYVRSLLVYCMSLAQYYVRSLLVYCMSLAQYYVRSLLVYCMSLAQYYVRSLLVYCMSLAQYYVRSLLVYCMSLAQYYVRSLLVYCMSLAQYYVRSLLVYCMSLAQYYVRPLLAYCMSLAQYYVRSLLVYCMSLAQYYVRPLLAYCMSLAQYYVRSLLVYCMSLAQYYVRPLLVYCMSLAQYYVRSLLVYCMSLAQYYVRPLLAYCMSLAQYYVRSLLVYCMSLAQYYVRPLLAYCMSLAQYYVRPLLAYCMSLAQYYVRPLLAYCMSLAQYYVRPLLAYSTSITDKCT is encoded by the exons ATGTCGGCCTACTGTATGTCCCTAGCACAATATTATGTTAGGTCTCTATTAGTCTACTGTATGTCCCTAGCACAATATTATGTTAGGTCTCTATTAGTCTACTGTATGTCCCTAGCACAATATTATGTTAGGTCTCTATTAGTCTACTGTATGTCCCTAGCACAATATTATGTTAGGTCTCTATTAGTCTACTGTATGTCCCTAGCACAATATTATGTTAG GTCTCTATTAGTCTACTGTATGTCCCTAGCACAATATTATGTTAGGTCTCTATTAGTCTACTGTATGTCCCTAGCACAATATTATGTTAG GTCTCTATTAGTCTACTGTATGTCCCTAGCACAATATTATGTTAGGTCTCTATTAGTCTACTGTATGTCCCTAGCACAATATTATGTTAGGTCTCTATTAGTCTACTGTATGTCCCTAGCACAATATTATGTTAGGCCTCTGTTAGCCTACTGTAT GTCCCTAGCACAATATTATGTTAGGTCTCTATTAGTCTACTGTATGTCCCTAGCACAATATTATGTTAG GCCTCTGTTAGCCTACTGTATGTCCCTAGCACAATATTATGTTAGGTCTCTGTTAGTCTACTGTATGTCCCTAGCACAATATTATGTTAGGcctctgttagtctactgtaTGTCCCTAGCACAATATTATGTTAGGTCTCTATTAGTCTACTGTATGTCCCTAGCACAATATTATGTTAGGCCTCTGTTAGCCTACTGTATGTCCCTAGCACAATATTATGTTAGGTCTCTGTTAGTCTACTGTATGTCCCTAGCACAATATTATGTTAG GCCTCTGTTAGCCTACTGTATGTCCCTAGCACAATATTATGTTAGGCCTCTGTTAGCCTACTGTATGTCCCTAGCACAATATTATGTTAGGCCTCTGTTAGCCTACTGTATGTCCCTAGCACAATATTATGTTAGGCCTCTATTAG CCTACTCAACAAGCATCACAGACAAATGTACATAA
- the LOC127929160 gene encoding uncharacterized protein LOC127929160 isoform X1 — MSAYCMSLAQYYVRSLLVYCMSLAQYYVRSLLVYCMSLAQYYVRSLLVYCMSLAQYYVRSLLVYCMSLAQYYVRSLLVYCMSLAQYYVRSLLVYCMSLAQYYVRSLLVYCMSLAQYYVRSLLVYCMSLAQYYVRSLLVYCMSLAQYYVRPLLAYCMSLAQYYVRSLLVYCMSLAQYYVRSLLVYCMSLAQYYVRSLLVYCMSLAQYYVRPLLAYCMSLAQYYVRSLLVYCMSLAQYYVRPLLVYCMSLAQYYVRSLLVYCMSLAQYYVRPLLAYCMSLAQYYVRSLLVYCMSLAQYYVRPLLAYCMSLAQYYVRPLLAYCMSLAQYYVRPLLAYCMSLAQYYVRPLLAYSTSITDKCT, encoded by the exons ATGTCGGCCTACTGTATGTCCCTAGCACAATATTATGTTAGGTCTCTATTAGTCTACTGTATGTCCCTAGCACAATATTATGTTAGGTCTCTATTAGTCTACTGTATGTCCCTAGCACAATATTATGTTAGGTCTCTATTAGTCTACTGTATGTCCCTAGCACAATATTATGTTAGGTCTCTATTAGTCTACTGTATGTCCCTAGCACAATATTATGTTAG GTCTCTATTAGTCTACTGTATGTCCCTAGCACAATATTATGTTAGGTCTCTATTAGTCTACTGTATGTCCCTAGCACAATATTATGTTAG GTCTCTATTAGTCTACTGTATGTCCCTAGCACAATATTATGTTAGGTCTCTATTAGTCTACTGTATGTCCCTAGCACAATATTATGTTAGGTCTCTATTAGTCTACTGTATGTCCCTAGCACAATATTATGTTAGGCCTCTGTTAGCCTACTGTATGTCCCTAGCACAATATTATGTTAGGTCTCTGTTAGTCTACTGTAT GTCCCTAGCACAATATTATGTTAGGTCTCTATTAGTCTACTGTATGTCCCTAGCACAATATTATGTTAGGTCTCTATTAGTCTACTGTATGTCCCTAGCACAATATTATGTTAG GCCTCTGTTAGCCTACTGTATGTCCCTAGCACAATATTATGTTAGGTCTCTGTTAGTCTACTGTATGTCCCTAGCACAATATTATGTTAGGcctctgttagtctactgtaTGTCCCTAGCACAATATTATGTTAGGTCTCTATTAGTCTACTGTATGTCCCTAGCACAATATTATGTTAGGCCTCTGTTAGCCTACTGTATGTCCCTAGCACAATATTATGTTAGGTCTCTGTTAGTCTACTGTATGTCCCTAGCACAATATTATGTTAG GCCTCTGTTAGCCTACTGTATGTCCCTAGCACAATATTATGTTAGGCCTCTGTTAGCCTACTGTATGTCCCTAGCACAATATTATGTTAGGCCTCTGTTAGCCTACTGTATGTCCCTAGCACAATATTATGTTAGGCCTCTATTAG CCTACTCAACAAGCATCACAGACAAATGTACATAA